The nucleotide sequence CGGTCATCGGCGGCTGCCTGCTCACCGGCGGCTACGGCTCCGCGATCGGTGCCGCCGTCGGCGCCCTGCTCTACGCGGTCGCGCGGCAGGGCATCACGCTCGCCGACTGGGACACCCGCTGGTTCTCGGCGCTGCTGGGAGTGCTCCTCCTGGTGGCCCTGCTCGCCAACGGCGAGGTGCATCGCCGGCTCAAGGCGAGGCCCCGGTCGTGAGCACCGCCCTGCCAGCCGACGGCGAGACCGGCCCCTGCCCCGTCGTGGAGCTGCGCGACCTCACGGTGCGCCACGGCAACGTGCCGGCGCTCAGCCGCGTGCACGCGACACTGCTGCCCGGCCAGATCACCTGTGTGCTGGGGGAGAACGGCTCGGGCAAGTCGACGCTGGTGTCGGTCCTGTCCGGGCTGCGCCGGCACGACGAGGGCGAGCTCCGGGTGGACGGTTCCCCGGTGCGGTTCCGCTCCGCCCGCCAGGCCCGCGAAGCCGGCATCGCCACGGTGTGGGAGGACCTCGCCGTCGCCCCGCTGCTGTCGATCTGGCGGAACTTCTTCCTCGGCGCGGAGCCCACTCGAGGGATCTGGCCGCTGCGCCGGCTCGACGTGACCGGAGCCCGCGAGACGACGGTGCGGGCGATGGCCCGGGTCGGGATCACCGGCCTGGACCCGGACCAGCCCGCCAGCAGGCTGCGCGCCGGGGAGCGGCAGAGCCTCGCCGTCGCCCGGGCCCTGCACTTCGGTGCCCGCATGCTGGTCATCGACGAGCCGGTGACTCCCATGACGGTCGCCCGGCAGACGCTGTTCGGGCAGGCGATCCTCGCCGCCCGGAGCCAGGGGCTCGCGGTCGTCGTCGTCACCAACAACCCGCGGTACGCGCACCTCATCGGCGACCGGTTCCTGCTGCTGGCGCACGGCCAGGTGGCGGGGAACCTCACGCGCGAGGACGTCGACGCCGACGTGCTCACCGCGCTGATGGCCGGTGGTGAGCAGC is from Blastococcus sp. HT6-4 and encodes:
- a CDS encoding ATP-binding cassette domain-containing protein: MSTALPADGETGPCPVVELRDLTVRHGNVPALSRVHATLLPGQITCVLGENGSGKSTLVSVLSGLRRHDEGELRVDGSPVRFRSARQAREAGIATVWEDLAVAPLLSIWRNFFLGAEPTRGIWPLRRLDVTGARETTVRAMARVGITGLDPDQPASRLRAGERQSLAVARALHFGARMLVIDEPVTPMTVARQTLFGQAILAARSQGLAVVVVTNNPRYAHLIGDRFLLLAHGQVAGNLTREDVDADVLTALMAGGEQLTTLTDALTSLHPELGDR